The Actinocorallia herbida DNA window TCCTCGCCGATCCGCTCGAACTCGTCGCGGGCGGCGCGGAGAGCGAGCCGCTGGACGTGCTGGCCCGGGTCACCGAACCCCTGCGCCAGCGGCACGGCCTCGACGTCAAGGACAGGCTGCGCACGCCCATCGCGGTCGCGCTCACCAAGATCGACGAGCTGGAGCTGCCCGCCTCCTCGGCGCTCCAGCGGTCCCGGGTCCGCTCGGGCTCGCTGGACGCCGACGACCGGGAGGCCGTCGACGCCCATGTGCGGGCGCTGCTGGACACCTGGGGCGCGGGCGACCTCGACAGGTACCTGGAGCAGCACTACGCCGAGTACGGGCTGTTCGGGGTGTCCGCGCTCGGCGGCGCGCCGCGCGGCGACGAGGTCGCGCCCGGCGGGGTCCGCCCGTACCGGGTCGAGGACCCGCTGCTGTGGCTGCTGCACCGGTTCGGAATGCTGGACGGCTGATGGCCTGGCAGCTCCACTACACCTCGGCCCGCTCGGCGGCCCGCTCCGGCTTCCAGTTCACCGCGTCCTCCCCGGGGCTGCCTCCGGGCGCGGAAGCGGCCGTCTCGCCTTACCTCGGCTACCGTCCGCCGCCCGACGCGCCGCCCGCCCCGGACGCGGCCGAGATCGCCGGCTTCCCCGAGGCGCTGAGCTACGACGTCATCGGCGGAAGGCGGCTGCTCGTCCTGTCGCGCTACCTCGGCCGCGACTACTCGGGCCGCTTCGGGAACTTCCTCGCGCACGCCGTCCTCGCCGACGCCGACGAACTCGAAGGGCTACGGCCGATCGAGTTCTGGCGGGCGCCGTTCTGGGCCGCCGCCCCTGCGGGCGCCCTGCCCGTCCTGGACGACCCGCCCCCCGGCGACACCCTGGACCCCGAGTCACTGTGCCACTGGCTCGCCGCCCTCGACCACGACCCTTACGCCCGGCTCGCCTGGCTGCTCGACACCTCCGCCGACCGGATCATCCTGGTCTGCCCGGACGTCGAGGAGATCGTCCGCTGGTTCGCGGTCCTCGCCTACTCCCTCCCCGTCGAGACCGCCGCCGCCCTCTCGTTCACCACCTACACCGCCGACCCCGTCACCTCCCCCCACCGCCTCGTCGGCACCACCCCCGACGTCTGGGCCTCCCAGCGCACCGACCACCCCGCCCATCCCCTCGACCGCCCCGCCCCGCCCCACACCCCCACCCCCTACGCCACCGCCGTCACCGCCCTCTGGCGCGCCCACGACCTCGACGGCCTGGACGCCCTCTCCGAACTCGCCCGCCTCACCCCCGCCACCCCCGACGCCGCCGCCATCCTCACCTCCCTCTGCACCCCCCCGACCCCGGAACCCGCCGAACCCCGCGACACCCCCGACCCGACCGCCCCGGAACCCGCCGGACCCCATCCCCCCACCGCCCCCTCACCAGGCTCGGACCACCCCACGGAATGGACCGCCTGGACCCCCGAAACCACCACCCGCCCCACCCCCGCCCCCCACAGGGCCCAGCCCACCTGGCCCACCGTCACCACCGCACCCGCCCCCCACGAACGACCCACCCCCTGGACCCCCGGCACGACCGAACCCGAGACACGTGAAGGACCGTCCGCATGGCCCCCCGGCGCGACCGGGCCGACCGGGCCGGAGAAGCGCGAAGAACCCGCCTGGGCGCCCGGCACGGCTCACCCCACCGGACCGGAACACCCCGAAGGACGCTCCACCCGGACCCCTGGCGCGAGCGAACCCGAGACGCGTGAAGGACCGTCCGCATGGGCCCCCGGCGCGACCGGACCGGAGCACCACGAAGGACGAGTCGGCTGGACCTCCGGCGAGGACGGAACGACCGGGCCGGAGCATGATGGAGGGCGGTCCGCTCGGGACGACGCCGCGGGTGGTGCGGGGAGGCTCGGAGGGCGGGTCACCGATGTGGGGGAAGAGGGCGCGGGTGCGGGGGTGGGCTCGGGCGGGGTCGACGAGGCGGCGCAGCTGCTGGTGCTGCCGCTGCTGAGCCGTCCGGACCTGCCTTCGTGGGTGTGGGAGCGGCTGCGGACCGACCTGCTCGGGTTCGATCTGGCGGCCGCGGTCAACCGGCTGGCGCCCGACCCCGGGGCGGCGCGGGCGGCGGGCGACCGCTGCGCGCACCTGGTGCTCACCTCCCCCGGGCTGCGCGACCGGCTCGGCGAGTTCACCCTTGAGGACCCGGCGGAGCTGTCGGTGCGGTTGTCGCGGGAACTCGCGGCGGCGGCCGACCTGACCGTGCTCGCCGACCTCACCGTCATCGCGGAGCGGCTGGCGATCCCCGTCGTCGGCGAGCTGACCCGGCGCGGCGCGCACAGGCTCACCCTGGAGGGCGCCGACGACCGGGCGGTCCTGAGCGCGCTGGATCGGGTCTGCGACAGCGCGCTTCCCGCGCTGCTGTCCGGCGTCGTCGAGGCGCTGGAACGGGGCGGCGCGCTGCTGCGCCGCGAGGTCCTCACCGGCCAGGTCTGCGACGCCCTCGCGGCCCGCGCCGACCGGATCCCCCTGGCCGCCGCGTCCGAGGTGTCCCTGCACCTGCTGCGCTCGCTCGCCGCCCGCCACGGCATCCACGGCGGGCCCACCCTGGCGCTCGCCGAGCGGCTGCCCGGAAGCCGCGCCGCCGATGGCGTCCTCGCCGCCCGGCACGTCGCCACCGGCCGCGACCCCCGGGCCGCCGCCCGCGCGCTGGAACGCGTCGACGGCGCGCTGGCCGGACCGACCCTCCTGGCCGTCGCCGACGCGCTCACCGAACGCTCCCCCCGCTTCCGCGCCGCGCTCCTCACCTCCCTCGGCGACCGCGTCCGCGACCTCCTCGTCCACCGTTGGATCGAGACCGCGGGCACCCGGGCGCGCCGCTTCGACCTCGTCGGGGTCGCGCTGCGCTCCCCCGGCACCCCGCTGGACGGCTGGGCACGTGAGCTGACACGCAAACGGCTCACCATGTTGCAGCTGGAGACCTATTTCCGGGACGATCAGACACTCCGAGCCGCACTGCGAGACCTGCGGGGGTAAATAAGCGTGCCGATCCTCTATGTGCTCGCCGCGGTGGTGTGGACCGCCGTGATGTGGGCCGGGTTCGTCTACGTCTTTCCTCCTCTGTTCGGGATCACCCTCGCGGTCGTCACCGTCGCGGCCTTCGGCTACTACTACGTCATCGCCTGCCGGGCCCTGGTGCCCGCCGGAGCCGCCGGCCTGTCTCCCGTGAAGCCGTCGGACGGCCGATACCGGCACTACCTCGTCGGCCAGGTCTGGCGGGACTGGCTGGCGCTGGTCCGCGAGGTCGGCCCGCGCGTCCACCGGATGGCCGACGCCTCGGTCCGGCGGCTCACCACGGTGCTGCTCCGAGGCTGGTGGGGGTTCTTCCTCTTTCCCGTCTGGGCCGCCCTGTGCGGCGGGATCGTGCTGGCCGCGGTGCCGGTCGTGCTGATCGGCGCCGCCCTCACCGTCCTGTACGCGGTCGTCGCCGCGATCGGGCTCGCCGGGTGGCTCGTGTGCGTGGCGCTGCTCGCGGGGCTCGACCGGCTGCTGTCGATCCGCGGCCGGATTCTCCAGACCTGCCCGCACCCGAGCTGCTACCGGCGGATCGGCCTGCCCGTCTATGTCTGCCCGCGCTGCACCCGGCGGCACGGCAGGCTCGTCCCCTCGACGGCCGGGGCGTTCCGGCACGTCTGCGCGTGCGGGGCCAGGCTGCCGACGACCGTCGCGCTCGGCAGGTACCGGCTCACCGCGCACTGCCCGCACTGCGCCGGACGACTTCCGGACCGGATCGGCCGGGTCAGGGTCGAGCCCGTGCCGTTCATCGGCGGCCCCGCGGCGGGCAAGACGACCTTCATGTTCCTGGCGATCCGGGCGCTGCACGCGCGGTCCCGCGAGATCGAGGGTCATGTCGCGTTCGTCGAGCAGCGCCACCAGCAGGCGTACGCGGGCGCGGTCGCGGAGTTCGCGCGCGGCGGACGGCTCGCCAAGACCGGGCCCGAGCTTCCCCTCGCGACCATGGTCGACGCCGAGCTCCCGCACGAGCATCGCATCCTCTACCTCTTCGACCCGGCCGGCGAGCTGTTCACCGGCGCCGCCTCGGTGGAGGCGCTGCGCTACCTCGACCACAGCGAGGCCCTCGTCTTCGTGCTCGACCCGTTCGCACTGCCCGAGGTGCAGCGCTCCCTCACCGAGGACGAACGGGCGAGGCTGCGCACCACCTCCGGCGAGGCGCCGTCGGACGAGGACCCTTCCGACACCCTCCAGCGGGTGCTGAACGATCTCCGCTCCCGCAAGGACCGGGGCAGGCAGCGCCGGGTCGCCGTGGTGGTCACCAAGACCGATCTGCTCCTCGGCACGTCCGTCGGCCGCGACGTGCGGGCCGACCCGCGCGCGTGGCTGGACTCCCTCGGACTCGGCAACACCCTGCGCACCCTGGACCAGCTCGCCGAGGAGGTCCGCGTCTTCCCCTCGGGTCTGGACGCCCCCATCTCCGCGCTCGCCGACCTCGTCGGCTGGGTCGCGGGCCTCACGCTCTCCGCCCGCGGCGCCCTCATCCCCGACCTCCCGCCCGACCTCTCCGAGGTTCCCCCCGCCCTCCCCCTCCGCGACCCCTGGCGTCCCAAGGGCCGCACCCCCGACTTCGTCCCCCTGGGCCACCAGGCCGGCCGCTGGACCCTTCTCACCACCCTCTCCCTCATCCCCCTCGCCACCTCCCTGCTCACCCTCCACCACCTCCTCCCCTGACCCCCGTCCCGACAGGGTTCCGACCGAGCGCCCGCCGGTGCGTCCGGATCGGGACGGGGCGGCGGGGGTGGGACGCCGGGGGGATGTGAACCGAAGGGGGCGGAGGGGAGTCGAACAGGGCGAGGTCCTCTTTGCCCCCGCTCCCCGACCCAGTCCGGGAAAGGACTGCCATGTCCGCCGAGACCGATCCGGTGCCCGAGCAGCAGGCGCCCGCCGAACAGGCGCCCGCCGAGATGTCCAAGAAGACGATGGTCCTGCTCGCCGGGGCGATGAGCGTGTGCGTCGCGCTGATCCTGGGCGTGACGCTGCTCGTCGGAGTCGACGGGCCGGGCGGGGCGGACCGGCCTCCGGGAGTGGGCACCGTCCCCAAGGTCGAGGGGCTGACGCTGCTGAAGGCGACCCAGGCCCTGGCGCAGCGGCGGCTGGCGGTCGGCGGGGTGGCGCGGGTGCCTTCCTCGCTGCCCGCCGGGGTGATCGTCTACACCGCGCCCAGCGCGGGCGCCCCCGTCGGGGAAGGCTCCCCGGTCACCCTCTATGTGTCGAACGGCAGCGGCGAAGAGGACGCCACGCCCTCCCGGGCCGCGGTGCCCTACCTCCTCGGCGTCGACGCCGAGGACGCCGCGCGGGTGCTGCGCAAGATGGACCTGCGGCTGGAGCCGGCCGGATCCCGGGGGCCGATCACCCGCCAGGACCCCGCCCCGGGGACCGAGGTCGCCGGGGGCAGCGCCGTCCGGGTGGCCGTCGGGGAGCCTGCCGGTCCGGGCTCTGAACCCACGCCATAGATCCCGACATTTACCGATAGGTGAGATCTCACTAACCCTGAGCTTTCCCGTCATACGACGCAGTTCTCCTGTGCCGAATAGGCGGATGCTTGACACAGACGTCCGCCGACCCGGCCCTCGCGCCGCCCGGAGCCGCCCGATGCGCACTCTCCTGCCCGTCATGCTCCTGCTCCTCCTGCTCGCTCCGCCCGTCCAGGCACATGAACACCCGCACGGCTCCACCGACCGCGTCACCCCCGGCGCGGTCCGCGTCGAGGTCGGTGCGAAGGTCGACGTCACCCTGCTGGACGACAGGGCGGCGCTCAAGCGGTTCAAGCGCAGCTACGAGGTGACCCTCGGCGCGGGCAGCGGCTTCACCGTCACCCCCGACGGCGTCATCGTCACCGCCACCGGCACCGTCGACAGCGAGGAGGACCCCGCCGTCTACGCGGCCAACCGGGTCTTCGCCGAGTACTACGAGCAGAAGATCCCCGCCGACTTCGCGCGGCACACCGCGGGCACCGGCGACCTCGACTTCCGCCTCCAATCCTGTTACCCGCCGGAACGCAGCGACTCCACCTGCACCGCCGTCGTCACGCCGACCGTACGGGTCTTCCCGTTCCTCGATCCTCCCTCGGATGAGGGATATCCCGCCGAGATCCTCAAGACCGGCGCCGACCCGTCCGCGCCCGCCGTCCTGCGCGTCACCGGCGGGACGAAGGACGTCGACCTGCCGACCCTGCCCCTGGCCAAGGCCTACGGCGGCGAGATCAAAGCGCTCGACATCATGACCTACAAGGGCCGCCCGTCGATCGAGGTGACCCCGACCGTCGAGGTCGCCCACCTCGACCCGCCCGGCTCCCGCACCCTCCTCAAGGACGACCGGGAGCGCATCGCCCGCCAGATCACC harbors:
- a CDS encoding PASTA domain-containing protein — protein: MSAETDPVPEQQAPAEQAPAEMSKKTMVLLAGAMSVCVALILGVTLLVGVDGPGGADRPPGVGTVPKVEGLTLLKATQALAQRRLAVGGVARVPSSLPAGVIVYTAPSAGAPVGEGSPVTLYVSNGSGEEDATPSRAAVPYLLGVDAEDAARVLRKMDLRLEPAGSRGPITRQDPAPGTEVAGGSAVRVAVGEPAGPGSEPTP
- a CDS encoding TRAFAC clade GTPase domain-containing protein; amino-acid sequence: MPILYVLAAVVWTAVMWAGFVYVFPPLFGITLAVVTVAAFGYYYVIACRALVPAGAAGLSPVKPSDGRYRHYLVGQVWRDWLALVREVGPRVHRMADASVRRLTTVLLRGWWGFFLFPVWAALCGGIVLAAVPVVLIGAALTVLYAVVAAIGLAGWLVCVALLAGLDRLLSIRGRILQTCPHPSCYRRIGLPVYVCPRCTRRHGRLVPSTAGAFRHVCACGARLPTTVALGRYRLTAHCPHCAGRLPDRIGRVRVEPVPFIGGPAAGKTTFMFLAIRALHARSREIEGHVAFVEQRHQQAYAGAVAEFARGGRLAKTGPELPLATMVDAELPHEHRILYLFDPAGELFTGAASVEALRYLDHSEALVFVLDPFALPEVQRSLTEDERARLRTTSGEAPSDEDPSDTLQRVLNDLRSRKDRGRQRRVAVVVTKTDLLLGTSVGRDVRADPRAWLDSLGLGNTLRTLDQLAEEVRVFPSGLDAPISALADLVGWVAGLTLSARGALIPDLPPDLSEVPPALPLRDPWRPKGRTPDFVPLGHQAGRWTLLTTLSLIPLATSLLTLHHLLP
- a CDS encoding zinc ribbon domain-containing protein codes for the protein MRTLLPVMLLLLLLAPPVQAHEHPHGSTDRVTPGAVRVEVGAKVDVTLLDDRAALKRFKRSYEVTLGAGSGFTVTPDGVIVTATGTVDSEEDPAVYAANRVFAEYYEQKIPADFARHTAGTGDLDFRLQSCYPPERSDSTCTAVVTPTVRVFPFLDPPSDEGYPAEILKTGADPSAPAVLRVTGGTKDVDLPTLPLAKAYGGEIKALDIMTYKGRPSIEVTPTVEVAHLDPPGSRTLLKDDRERIARQITADGTGGAVIDDAHSEVIGLVSLTGAETRFATVEDILAALESADVSAHRGPLDVVFETALAHYHDRSYSLAIPVLEQVLKLRPDHAVALSHLRDSRAWKGTDKEAKRPDADGGGPAFFTPWTIGAAVLLLAALGLGVLLLRKPRGPSPDEAVTAFVGSVPLPAAPLTTVDRSDPGQVPPRRPGPPSTPSTPSTPSGGAHPGPREPGPADRPAYCTRCGMRRGPAHRFCGYCGHPA